The Hirundo rustica isolate bHirRus1 unplaced genomic scaffold, bHirRus1.pri.v3 scaffold_303_arrow_ctg1, whole genome shotgun sequence genomic interval TCTCAGCTCTTTATCCCACAGGCCAGAGTGTCTCTGTGCCACAGGCACATGTGGAGCCTacacagcctgggcaggggcCAGGGACAGGACTCAGGACACCAGTTCAGGACTCACTACATCTCTCCTGTAGAGGCAGCCCTAAAGGGTGTCTGAACCTAATAGGAAAGGTGTCAAATCCTCTGGGGCAGATAAAACCTTGAAGGCCTCTGCTGCCAGGAAAGAGGGGCAAGGGACAAAAGCAGTCAAGCTCTGTCAGAGGAAATTTCATACATTTTAACAGAAGATATGGAAACGGCACAAGGCAGAGCACATCGGCCCCAGCTCCTGGGCCAGGAGTACAAGCAGGTCTGTGactactgctgctgccaggacaggAATGCCAACCCTGCTTTGCCAtggggcacaggcacagctgccttGGGGACAGGAGCCCCAGAGTCAGGGAAAGAGGCTTAGCCCTTGCCTAAGACTCACATGTAAAATGAATCTCTTACTCCAGCTGTGAGTCTCTCAGCCTGCTCTGTTGCCCCATGGCAGAGTTTGCATCACCTGGAGCAGAGCTTCACACTACAGCTATCTACATTTGACCCCCAAATTCTCCAAAGATACCAGAAGAGTCTCAATCCCAGAGGGGGCAAGGGGAGCCTGGTCTCTACTCCAGCTTGGACTTGTCCAGGATGATGCTGCAGCAAGGGCAGTTCTCTGCAGCGGAGCCtttgcagcacagcaaacagaacAGTGTAAAGCTGAGCAGTGCCCTGCACTGAGAGCCATGCAGAGTGGTCCAATGGGAAGGCACAGGATGCTGTGGGAAGCACCTGCCAGCGTCCTGCTTTTAGGGCTGACAGGATGGGACTCAGTCACTAAGTCAGTCAGACTGTTGCCTGAACACTATAGGGTTGGGGCCtgctctgaggggaaaaagaaaaggagagtcccactgcaggcagaggaCTAGATCAGAACCCTTCATTCTGCTTCTTCACCCACCCGGCAAAAAAAACAGATGGGGCCTTACACGTGGCAAAAGCAAAAACATGACTGCTGCATTTACTGACCACAGAGCAGGgtctgggctgcagcagcaacagTAGCTTTGCCTTTCAGCTTAGTCCAAGGCAAGCACAGTCTACTTCTATCCTCTTTCAGAGGCCAGCTAGGGCCCATCCTGTGCAGAGACCATTTTCAGATATGGCTCCATTTCCTAAGcaaggtgacagcagcagtttCTTCTCGATCTCCATTTTTCCCTAGAGAGCCTTAGAGCTGCTTCAGAAGCCAGTTATGCTctgggtgctggcagctctTTGGAACAGAGTGCCAAGGCCTTGCAGCACAGCCATCTGCCATCTTCCATCATCTGCAGGCCCAAGAGGGATCAAACACTAAAGCAGAGAGAGCATGCAGCCATGGCTGAGAGACTGAacagccctgccccaggaaAAGTACCCTGCTCTCTGATGGGCCTGCCCTCCCTGCcggcccagggagcagcactgctgtatCCCCACCCTCCAGACACCCCCTGGCCTTGGCAGCTCTTCAGACTGCAGCGTCTCCAGGAAGGAGGAGATAAAAGATAGGCTGTGACAAGAGAAGATCAACCCCCCTGGGATCAGACTCACCTTGctcatctcctctctctcctctgcatGCATCCAGATTGGCTTGTGCTCATCTGTGAGAGGAAGAATGCAGAACAGGTCCACTCACCACCCCATGCTGTTGTTTGCCTCCTGTACAGCCCAGcactctgtccccagagctAGAACCTCATCAGAGGGAAGGGACACTCCTGATCCTCCACCCCTCCCTGGCCCAGAGTCCCAAGAAAGACAATTGACACTGCAAAGGCAGgacaagggaaggaaagaacaaGCCCTCCCAGCAGAAGTACACATGCCAGGTGCACAGGAGAAACTTCAGCCTATGCTTGAGCATGATTGTGCCATTTACCATTCCCAACCCTGTAAAGACTGGGTTGAGACTCCTGAGAGAAGAGAGGGAACAGCGTAACACACTAGAAGAGCAGCATCTCAAGGGCTGCCCAAAGCAGGGGCCCTGCAAGGCATCCCATCCCTCAGCATGGACAACATCAGAACCAGACGAGTCCAGGCTGAGAGCCAGGAACCCCCTTCCTCAGCCCCAAGGGTTTCTGGTGTACAAACCATCCACGGAGCCAAACTCCTTCACGTGAGCACGGGTAAGGATCTCCTTATACAGCACCTCTGCATCTTTGTATTTGCCTTGCTTCAGGTAACAGGAAGCCtgcaaccaaaacaaaacagctccagccccactggGAAACAGATTAACTGTGCCCACCTCCTGCAGCTACTGCTGTGTCTCTAAGCACCCCTCCCCAACACCACACGGCCTCTCCCCAGCGCCTCACCAGGTTGTTCTTGGTCTTGGCCACATTGGGGTCATCAGGACCCAGGCAGCTCTCGTAGATCTCCAGGGCCCGGCAGTAATAGTACTCCACCTCGTCGTACTTGCCCTGGTTCTGGCACAACAGGGCAAGGTTGTTCAGCTGCTTGGCCACGTCAGGATGGTCTTTGCCTAGAACCTGGGTGAACAAAAGAAGAGAAGTCACAAAGGCTGCAGTGGACTCCTGGACTTGGTAGATACTGGAGTCCCCCAGCGCATGCCTATGTCAAACAAAAGCCAAGGTCTGGAGAGGCAAGGAGGAGAAATTCCAGCTTCCACCTTCTGGCAGGCCTCTCTAGGGCTGCAAATACTGGAGAGACAAGAAATGTGGCAGCAGAATCAGCAGGTGAACAGACTAGACAGGCCCTGGATGCCCCACATGCATTGAGGTAATGGGAGAAAGCCCACAAGGGGAGCTGAAAGGAGACTCGTACCTTCTCACGGATCTCCAGGGCTCGCTTACACAGTGGCTCTGCTTCTTTGTACTTCCCCCTCTTGCCATAGAGAACAGCCAAATTGTTCAAAGTCGCCGCCACCTACGGAGACAGAAAGTTCTCcatgaaacaaagcaaattccAGCTGGACCAAACAAGGGGCACAAAAGCAACAGTAACAGTGACTTTCCCATTTCCTCCatgcctgcagtgctgctgcttctcaagAGAAGGAGGTCCAGAAGGCTGCCCTGCCAATATCACAGGATCCAAGAAAAGCCAGCTCCTTACAGGCCACACTGAACCAGCCAGCAGGAAATACTGAAGCAGTAAAACACTGGTGCACCCAAGGGTGAAGAAGTGactgaaagaggagagagacACTCACTGCTGGGTGGTCTTTGCCTAGAGTCTTCTCACGGATGGAAAGAGCATCGTTCAAGAGGTGTGCTGCTTCTTTGTATTTGTTCTGATCCCTGCAGTGCAAAGTCAACCAGTTATTTGGGATTTGGATATtacagcccagagcaggcagaacAATGAACAGTGCCCTTCCACATAGACCCAGCCTCCACAGTCCTTTCATTTCCCCATTTCTCCCCACTTCAGTCAGTCCCTAGTTATATCTGGGAGTCTGTCAAACCAAGTACCCCACCTAGGCCAAAACCATTCTGAAAGGCAAACCACTGGATGTGCTgtaaaaagaaacaggagatgCAGAAAGCTGTCCCGGCCCGGTGCTGCCTGTCCCACCACGCTCACCTGTACACTAGTGCTAGAATGTTGAGCATGGTAGCCACATCAGGGTGATCGTGGCCTGATGTCTTCTCCAGGTCCTCCAGTGCCTGCTTGCAGAGCGGCACAGCCACCTCGTAGCGTCCCTGGGAGGCATACTGGATGACGAGGTTGTGCAGGGTGCGCAAGCGCGCGGGAATCTCATAACCGCCCTGCTGGGCAGCTGCCACggcactgctgtgctggtgggGCACTGTGGGCACAGGAATAAACACAGGACAGTTGGCTCAGCAGGCTTGAACAGGGGTGGGCAGCACCCATGCACGAGCAAACACTCACATCCAGGACCATGCTCCTCCTCTTCATTAGGGAACAGGTCATCCAGAGAGTCCTTGGTGGAGTcaccctccttctcctcctgagAGGATGAGAATCACAAATAATGCTGGTTCtgagcacagacagcagcagcctgagctgagTCAGTTGCCAAACTCTCGGCCCTTCTGCAGCCCACCAACATACtcaatttctgctgctgtctctgccaTCATctccccccacaaaacaaaatccagataCTCTGCCCCATGCAGGCCCCCTGTAGTTACAGGCATTGCTGTGcatgggaaggggaaaaacccaGGGCAATGTTATCACACACAGGCAATTCTCCCGGTCCAACCTCCCGGACCCACAAAAGCAGCTGCTCAAAAGGACTGGGGCATACCGAAGGCGAGACATCCTCATCATACTTCTTCAGCTGATTCATGAACTCGAGgtgtttcttctcctcctccagctgagcCACGGTCTGTTCACTAcgctgcagcttctgctgggTGTTGGCAAGCTCATCACGCAGCCACTGGTTCTCCTGGCAGAGTCTCCGCACCTGAGCACGCAGCTTCTGCTTCTCTGACTCCACAGCGTTCAGATGGTTGGACAATGCCATCATCACCTGTTAAGAGTCTCAGTCAGTAACAACCACAACCTTGTCTCTCCCTCACATGCACCTTAGGGTCCACCCATGCTAGCCTTCTACACTTAGCTCCTTCCCACCTCTGCAGCTTACAGAAAATGGCCACATGCCTACCCTTCCTCTGTCAATCCCAGATAACACCTCAGGAATCACCCACCACTCTCACCTGAGCTTCTCCAAGCCCCAGTTCTATCATCTCCACTGACTTGCGGAGCAGGTTGGATTTCTCATGCACGAGATTGGCTTCTTCATCCTTCTTCAGGCACTTGATGGTCTCCAGCAAGCTGTGCAGGATGGAGTTGTGTTCATTCTTGAGTGCTTCCAGCCCTTGCATTACCAGCTTGGTGTTGGAAATTATCTCCTCTTGGCTCAGCTTGTCCAGTTTCTCCTCCCTTGGATACACCATGGTGGACAtagtcctgctcctgcagccctgcacagagaCCAAGACAAAACCTGAGTGCTCCAGGGTTGTTTCAGAGAGCTGCAACCAGATACAAGAATCACAACCTCCTTCAAGCAGTCAGAGACAGCGTTTAACTGACTGCCTCCTCTAAGCCCTTCTCCTTcatcttcccctctccctttgGCAGCAGACAGCTGTCAGGGCACGTGCCTCTGCTTCTGTGGCTGGGAGTGCTGGCAACAAGTGCAGGTGGCCCACGTGGACAGCAGACAAAAAGGCTACAGCCAGCGGTGACCTCCAACACCCCCACACTTGCAGCAGGGGGAGGACTAATTTAGCTTCCATTTAAGAGCAGAGATTTGTGGTTGGCAGCTGGGGTTGCAATATATACACGTTCTGCCCACAGACCACTGATGCAGAGAGGCTGTCAGAGCTCAGCACCTCTTCTGCAGAAGAAAGGGAACACAAAGTGGAGGGATGCCAGCTCAAAGCTTTCTGCTTCCTCAAAGGAAATCTCCTAGAAGACTGTCTCAAACAGGGAGGCACCAGTGGCATTACTGTGCCAAAATATTGTCCGACCAGAAGAGTACAACCTGAGGATGGCAGCCTCAGCACAGAACTGCCACTGTGGCACTAAGGGACATGCCATGAGCAGGACACACCACACCACTGCCTGACTGGGGAAGCTCACATATACCAACAGCTACAGCCACACTAACATAATCCAGGTGTTGACTTGAAACACCAACAGCTTTTCCGTCTTCATTcaccctgctgccaccccaaGGACTACTCAGGATGGCCTAAGAACCCTGTGCTCCTCCCCTGTCCTGTTCCCCTCAGATACACAGCGGGAATGTACTCAGCTACTGccttggcacagggacaccGAGCACTACAACCCACAATGTTAGCGTGTGGGTTTTGTATACAAGATCCCTGCATACAAAGTCCAGGAGCTAGGGAAGCACCACAGGCCAGAGGCTGAGAGACACAAGAGGCAGGCAAGACCCCTTATAGCAAGACCCTGGCTGCTCCATGATTCACTCATCCAGCACAGTCACAGCCTCTCCCACCAGCTGGGGCCTCCCAGCAGCCTCCTCACTTGACTCAACAGTAAAGCCACCTCCCACCGTGCTATCAAGTCACTCCAAAACCAGCCTCCTGCAAtgccctgcacaggcagcacctCTTTGCTacctggagctggcagaggacTCTGCAACCTGAGTGCCCAGgcccctgctgccaggaagcTGGCAAACTGCCCAGAAGCTacacaggaggggagggaatTGCTGCCAGCAGATCTGCCTTTGACCTCCTGCTGGACCCACCTCTGCAAGGTTTGGGCTCTTTGTTCAGCATCTGCCATGTGCCTCCTGTTTTACTGAGAGAACAGAAATACTGTTCCCAGCTACAGGAGCAGAGCAAGCAGAGCTCCCCTTTCTGGCAGGGCTCTTCTCCTCACCTGTGCACTCTGCCCAAGTGCCAGGGAGCTACTGGGGAACGGGCCCTGAGCAATAGAGAGGCCCAGCATCCTCCTCACTGCAGCACTTAAAGTGAAGATGACAAACAGCACTGGGACAGTTGTTTTAAGTACACTCATCTCGTTATTAAACCCACTCATCTCCTCCTCTTTAGCCTCACTCTTCCTCCAGCTGTTTTATAGGCTTGAACTCTCAACTCTTCTTTGGCTTCTGTTCCCATGATGTACATCCATCCCTCAGGAAGGTGGGCAAACCCTCGACACAGTGAGACCTTACTGACCCCTCAGCAGGGCAGAAACACCTCGTGTCTCTTGGAGACTGAGTTTCTGTTCACACCTCTGAACAAGAACTGAGTCATCCTCCCCCAAAGTCACAATGCTGACTTCACATTCACTTCATGATCTAGCATCAGCACCAACTCTGAGTCATTCTGCACTGTTATCTTTCACTTTTGGGTATTTGTCATGCTCCACATGCAGTTAACCCTGCACACTGGGCATTTTATACCAAAATAGTCTCATCTGGACCATGGCTTAGGCCAGTTTGCATTGGAGAAGACAGTATGATAAGAATACATGGAAAACCTCATTAAGGTCAAGACAGAGGACACAGACCGctgtttcaaaaggaaaaacaggttTGCTGAGAGTTGGTTGCCACTCATACCCCATCTTCCAAACTCATTCTCCAGAAACTGGCACTTGGCCGACATTTCACCCGGTCTAACACACCTGGAGGGGGATATCAAGTGCTAAAGCAATAAGGAAAGCTTCGCTTAATACAGACTTCTGCAGGTGAGCACAACTCAGGAAGAAATGTGCAACAACTCCCAGCCCTAGAGAAAAGAGGCTGGCATCCCAAAGCGTGTTACTGCTGCCTCATGTGGCCAAGCATTCTCATGCTCTCAAACAGGTCCAGACAGCTGcccaggaaggctctgcaggcaCACACCTCTTCCACAGAAGCCAAGGTAATAACTGCTAAAGGGTTACATGGCCCCATCACTGGTTCCAGCTCCTAAGGAAACACACTCCAACTCACCTACAAACAGGGAATCGGGCAAGTGGGAGCTCTCGGGACCACAGGCAATGCTTGGGACACAGGAAGATACCCAGGAACAGCCTCATACCCAACATACAAAAAGCTAGAACTCTGCTCTAGAACTCTCACAGCTGAGCAGTACAAGACCTTATGGGTACTGGGCCAATTGTGAAATGCTCAGTTTTCATGGCAGCATCACTCATGTCCATACAGAGATCTTGCTCTCATCTTTCAGAAGTACAATACAAACACATTGAAAAGAGGAACATGTTACAGGATAAAAAGCCACCAGACTTTACACCTTGCTAGGTAACAGAGTCAGCCAGGCAAGACCCAGATCCATAGAAAATCAGCCTCATTAATTCCACAGAACTACTCCTCAACTATGAAACTGCTGTGTGTTAAACCATCAGCATCTCTACTACAGCAACATTCCTTCTTCAGCCCTTCTAGCAGAAAATATTCATGTGTTTCACAGTCCTCACAATCATCTTGTTTTTTGAAACTGTAAAGATTTCagactgagaaggaaaaataaaacatcctgATCCACAGCACATAAGACTCATCCTACCCTGCAACTACATCCTCAGATCCTTCAAGGCATCCCAATAAAGGATTCTCTTCTCTCACTGGCTGTGCAAACATCTGTAACAACCTTGGCCTTTCTACTCCAGGGTGACACACTGGAAACATAGCTCTGCTAGGTACCAACATGTTTCCATGTTCGACAGCGCACAGAGCATTGTCCAAGCTGGACAGAGGGTGCAAACCTAAGAACAACACACAGCAGCtcaacaagaaaacaaagaggagaCTGCCGAGAAGTCATTTGAATGCTGCTACCTCTTgtacagcaaagaaaagcaacaaacacCAGTGGGAGCTGACTTAACCTTCCGAAGCAGGAATCTGCCCCCAAAGTGCTTATTTCTAGTTCTCCCCAGTGCTGGCAGGTCTACACTCAGTGCTCAGCCCTCCAAAGAGGAAACACTCACTATGGCAGCCAACATCGAGGTCAGGCAGGCTGAGGCTGCTGTATATGCACTCTTCCTACTCCTTTACATTCAGTAAGGGGCACTGAGTGTCCTTTACCCAGGCAGAAAACACTGGGAGGTTTTCTGCAGAGAGGGGGGGGACACATCATAGTTTGCCTTTTGCGGGGTGGGGCTCAGACTGGAACAGGAAGAATGCTTTTCCACCAAGCTCCTTGAGAGATGGAGAGCCCTGTTCCCAGCTCATCCTACTGCAATCCTCATGGACCTGcaggtgtcccagcccaggtTTCCACCCGCACGTTTCCGCTCTAGTTGGCACATCTTCCCTATTTACAGCGAGCTGCTAGAACAGCCTGCCTTTCCAACAACACCCATCTCATCTCCCCTCTTCTGCTCCCCtctggagggcagggaaggaacaTGCGTGCACGGGGCtttgtggcagctgcagcaatCAGCTGGGAATCCATCAGCAAGTACATCCTGCCAGGCAAAAACCTTCCCCCTGTATTCAAGTGCATAACCGCGAAATCGCTAAGCATCAGCAATTTCAGCAGCtcatttttctgcctctcaaaACTGCTCCCACGTGCAAGACCTTTAAGAGGAAAGAGCTGGAAGCTTCACTGCTTCTATCTTCAACCCACAACATCTACAAGGATGCCAGATTAAATGGGTCCAAGTGAATCTTAAAGCTTAGGTTATGATGCCTAACTCTAGAAGACTGTGGCAGTGAGGGAGGAGAAACAGGAGTTCACTACAAAAGGACAGAGAACTCAGGTCTACAAACAACTCAGATAATGCAGTTCATTGCCTCTCTGCGTGCACAAGACAATAACTGCAGCGTCTTTCAAACCGCAGATGGTCTGCCAGCACTTTCTGTAAAAAAGTGAAACAGATTTTCAGCAGCAAATTCTTCCACAAGAGAAGGTGATTCTAGGATATAAGTGATGTAAGGTAGTCACAGAAAGACAGCTGGGTTCTGGAAAAAGCTTCCTGTGGAAAAGTCAGTCTGACCCACAGCAAGAACAAGTGACCACATTTCGGAGATAGATAGCAATGGTTTCCATTTAGAAACAGAAACATAGGGCTCTGTCTTGCTTCATCATAATTATCCCAGTCTCCTCCTGTGAGACATGCTTTTGCTACCTGGACAAACAGCAAGGTCATacatttgggaagaaaaataaaagcagggagggctttttgttttgtttttccttggaCCTCTTCCAGCTCATTACTGTTGAGCAACAAAGGGTCTCTGGAATGACTGGTTGACCTCCAATGAAGCCAGAAGTGAGACTGCAAATAAGACAGCAAGTCTTCTCTACTAAGGGACACCACAGCAAAACCTAGACCAACTAATACTTTggatgctgaaaaataaaattaaagcagtAAAAAGCAAACAGGTCGACAAAGTCGCAGCCATCACAGAGGCTGTGTCAGGAGCACaaagtttcttattttttgaTACCACAGTGTCAGAAAGCAAACAGATTGTAGGAGATTACAGTCAGCTGTGCAAAGGCTCTGAGGCTTCCActgcacagccaggacacaCTGACACTGCCAGGAACACCTGCACACTGACACACTGCTGTGAGAGCCACTGTGCTCAGGGTCACCACCCAGGTCACTTGGAGCAGAACCACAGAGAAGGGACAAACCAGTGCTGCTGGGCTCCACATCCAAGCTGAtattttcagagctgctttgATATGGGCAAAACAAGAATGCTGAGGTTCAcctgaggcacagagcaggaatGGTGCTCTGTGATGCTTGTTACTGTTGCCAGAAATCCCTGGATGCTCCCTTAGAGTCACTAAGAACACACAAAGAGGACAACAGTAAGGAGTCAGCACCCTGGGAAGTCATACCCAACATATCTCTGAGCTGAAAAGATGTCAGTCGAACTCTCATGTCCCTAACATTCTCTGCCACCAGTTGTCTCATAAGTTTCTACACCCTACTGCCAAAAAGAGGACACCTAGACTCCCATCTTCTGACCAAAGTTCTTTTCCAATGCCAGCCTCCAGCCCGGACCTTTCTTGCATTGCAGACAGTCTAGAGAGTTAAACCAACACACATGACTCCAAGTAGTATAGAGGGACTGTTGTATTGTAACTTTTCCCTTGATAAGAGTCTGGCCTGTGTATTACCTGAAGAGTATTACTCGGAATGAATGCTTAGAGGTCCTTGGTCCATTCCCTCAGTCAAAGCAGGTATCTGATCAGGTATCTGTGTCTAGCTAAAGGACCATCTCCCAAAATGGAGATCCCACAAACTCTTCAGATCCCTGTACCACGACTTAACCATCCTcttgtgggagaaaaaaaagggtaaaaaaattcttcatctgAATTCCTCAGATAAACTCAATGCACTTGCCTTTAGTGAACACCTCTTCAGGACAAAGCAGCAAGGCACCACAGCACTAGAAACCGATCCAAGGCCCAGAGAAAGGGAATGCAGTGCCTCCTTCCTTCCAGCAAGGTCCCGCAGGGATTCTTGGTTTCCCAAAGCAATCCACTTGCAACAACACAGCACGCAATGAAGGCAAGAAGCTGTCTCACTCACATTCTCCTATGCCCCGAGACCAGGACTCTCCTAGACATCCAGACATCTCTTCATGGCTTTGAAGCCAGTCTCCAAGCCCAGAAAGACCTCACCCAAGCAGTTTCCCCAGCACTCAGTCACATATAACACAGTATGAGTTGCCTGGCTGTTGATGTGCCCTGATGCCTGTCCAGGGCATAAGGGAGGGCGGTCCAGGGATCAAGGCCAGCATTGCTTCTTTCAGCAGCGGACACATGCCAGCTCTAGCTGACCATGaagctctgggtttttttctagataCTGGAAGGCTTGGGCTGGGAATGCTTGTGCTAACCAGCAGGCTGCAAGAGGCCCAGGGGACGAGGACTAAGGAACTAGATTTGCAGCTCAAGCAGAAGGGCTCTCCCGCAAGGAGACTGGAGCTGAAGGGAAAGAGCACGAAGGGAGCCTCCTAACACTCCTCTGTACCAGAAGCTTCAGCTCCCTACCACCCACAATCTCTAATAAAACACACAACGTCACATAACCTTCCTGAAACCCAGGGCAAGGTGGTGATAAGGTGACTTTGCAAGGACTCGGCCACAGTGACTCATGTTCACACAACTACAGAAAAAACACGGGACCTTCCCATACCCCTCCCATCttccagcccacagctggaAATGGACAAGACAAAAGGTACTGCTGTTTGTTCTGACTGACCAGAGCAAGCAATTCCTGTATTATCAAAGCATCATCCAATTCCAGTATGGATGAGTACTCTGAGGAAGACAGAGCAGGTAGTCTGGTTGGCTTTGTATCAGATCATTCGTTCCTTTCAAGATCACTCAATTTGTTACTACCAAAGAATACAGATATTGGAATCAacaagggttaaaaaaaaacccaacaaaacacacaacaacagcaaaagcaaccaaacaacaacaacaacaaaacagcacCAATTTTTGCCATTAGCAGAAAACCATTTTGCTCTGGTTGTACATCATATTGTTCACAACCTCAGCTGGCCAGGAAAACCTGCCCCTTCCAGCAGGCCATTGGAATGAGAACAGCAGTCATCACCACTCCCACCAGCAAGCTTATGCTGGCACCTCCAGATCAGCTGATAAGACCTTGTTTTTAAACTTGTTCgtgtctgcagcagctcacCAAATCCATTCTGCATCTGCTGCGCCTGGGACTACAGCGAAACACCATTAAAGCACATTTCCAGGCTAGTGGAGACAAGAGCTAAGCAGCTGGAACAGAGCCAGGGCAAGCATCTCTTCCCGGCTTCAGAATCTGATTGGGAGTCCCGCTCTATAAAAAAACAGAGCCAGGGCCATTACCTTGCCCTGACAGCATGAAGCAGTATTAAAGCAGGCAGAGTAATTCCCAGGAGCCAGTGCCTTTGCAGGCATCTGTCTAATGTGAGGGCTATGCACTGGATGTGCCTGAGCAGCACGGGAGATAACCAGGATGcagatgggagcagcaggagctctggagcCACTCTGTGTGCCCCCAAGGGCTCTGGTGTGCCCACACTCCCTCCATGGCCTGCCCTCTGGGGCACCCGCAAACACCAGCTGACTGCAGGCTGCAAGACTGCGCTACTATTTCCAGAAGCAAACAGGTTTTGTAAACCACAGCAAGGCAGGCAAAGTCACAGGGACAAACCTCTACCTGCATAACAAGCAGAGGATCTGTTCTGTCTCTGGCTCCCCGGTCTGGCTGGAGCTGTTTGAGGTGGCTCTTTCCCAGCAAATTAAGCACTtatccagcagctctgccaaggtCAGAATCTTTCCACATGTCCTTTGTGCCCCAAGAGCCATTTCGGTATTTGGGGTTAATGCTGTTGTTTCAACCTGGACATTCCtccaaaacagcagaaagagagAACACATGcttcctgctccttctgccAATTACAGCAAAGCACAGCCATGTTTATTTACCCTGCGTCTGAGCCGGCCAGATCTTTGACCTGATGTGCGCTGAACACCACCCTCTTTCCCCAcaagcacaggcagggatgggtgctTTCCATATCTCCAAGGCGGCAAGGAAGAGAGGAGACCAAGGGCACTAGAGGAGAGCCGAGCACGGAGCTGCAGCAGAGTGCCAGATGCCAGCTATGCAAGACGCAGGGAAGCCTGCTGTTTCTGGTAACGCGCTGCTGCCTCCCACCATTGTGCAGATTTCTCCCGGCTGCCTGGCCAGAGC includes:
- the LOC120747920 gene encoding kinesin light chain 1-like isoform X1; translation: MSTMVYPREEKLDKLSQEEIISNTKLVMQGLEALKNEHNSILHSLLETIKCLKKDEEANLVHEKSNLLRKSVEMIELGLGEAQVMMALSNHLNAVESEKQKLRAQVRRLCQENQWLRDELANTQQKLQRSEQTVAQLEEEKKHLEFMNQLKKYDEDVSPSEEKEGDSTKDSLDDLFPNEEEEHGPGLPHQHSSAVAAAQQGGYEIPARLRTLHNLVIQYASQGRYEVAVPLCKQALEDLEKTSGHDHPDVATMLNILALVYRDQNKYKEAAHLLNDALSIREKTLGKDHPAVAATLNNLAVLYGKRGKYKEAEPLCKRALEIREKVLGKDHPDVAKQLNNLALLCQNQGKYDEVEYYYCRALEIYESCLGPDDPNVAKTKNNLASCYLKQGKYKDAEVLYKEILTRAHVKEFGSVDDEHKPIWMHAEEREEMSKSKHRDSAPYAEYGGWYKACKVSSPTVNTTLRNLGALYRRQGKLEAAETLEECAVRSRRQGIDPINQTKVVEILKEGDGTERHRSLGGSVKYENATDGSEEVSMGVEWSGDGSGTLQRSSSLGKIRDVIRRSSEMLVKKLQGNGPLEPRNTSMKRAASLNYLHKSSDASFEGTQGLRAESRGLSASSMDLSSHSSLLSSN
- the LOC120747920 gene encoding kinesin light chain 1-like isoform X2; protein product: MSTMVYPREEKLDKLSQEEIISNTKLVMQGLEALKNEHNSILHSLLETIKCLKKDEEANLVHEKSNLLRKSVEMIELGLGEAQVMMALSNHLNAVESEKQKLRAQVRRLCQENQWLRDELANTQQKLQRSEQTVAQLEEEKKHLEFMNQLKKYDEDVSPSEEKEGDSTKDSLDDLFPNEEEEHGPGLPHQHSSAVAAAQQGGYEIPARLRTLHNLVIQYASQGRYEVAVPLCKQALEDLEKTSGHDHPDVATMLNILALVYRDQNKYKEAAHLLNDALSIREKTLGKDHPAVAATLNNLAVLYGKRGKYKEAEPLCKRALEIREKVLGKDHPDVAKQLNNLALLCQNQGKYDEVEYYYCRALEIYESCLGPDDPNVAKTKNNLASCYLKQGKYKDAEVLYKEILTRAHVKEFGSVDDEHKPIWMHAEEREEMSKSKHRDSAPYAEYGGWYKACKVSSPTVNTTLRNLGALYRRQGKLEAAETLEECAVRSRRQGIDPINQTKVVEILKEGDGTERHRSLGGSVKYENATDGSEEDGSGTLQRSSSLGKIRDVIRRSSEMLVKKLQGNGPLEPRNTSMKRAASLNYLHKSSDASFEGTQGLRAESRGLSASSMDLSSHSSLLSSN
- the LOC120747920 gene encoding kinesin light chain 1-like isoform X4, giving the protein MSTMVYPREEKLDKLSQEEIISNTKLVMQGLEALKNEHNSILHSLLETIKCLKKDEEANLVHEKSNLLRKSVEMIELGLGEAQVMMALSNHLNAVESEKQKLRAQVRRLCQENQWLRDELANTQQKLQRSEQTVAQLEEEKKHLEFMNQLKKYDEDVSPSEEKEGDSTKDSLDDLFPNEEEEHGPGLPHQHSSAVAAAQQGGYEIPARLRTLHNLVIQYASQGRYEVAVPLCKQALEDLEKTSGHDHPDVATMLNILALVYRDQNKYKEAAHLLNDALSIREKTLGKDHPAVAATLNNLAVLYGKRGKYKEAEPLCKRALEIREKVLGKDHPDVAKQLNNLALLCQNQGKYDEVEYYYCRALEIYESCLGPDDPNVAKTKNNLASCYLKQGKYKDAEVLYKEILTRAHVKEFGSVDDEHKPIWMHAEEREEMSKSKHRDSAPYAEYGGWYKACKVSSPTVNTTLRNLGALYRRQGKLEAAETLEECAVRSRRQGIDPINQTKVVEILKEGDGTERHRSLGGSVKYENATDGSEEA
- the LOC120747920 gene encoding kinesin light chain 1-like isoform X3: MSTMVYPREEKLDKLSQEEIISNTKLVMQGLEALKNEHNSILHSLLETIKCLKKDEEANLVHEKSNLLRKSVEMIELGLGEAQVMMALSNHLNAVESEKQKLRAQVRRLCQENQWLRDELANTQQKLQRSEQTVAQLEEEKKHLEFMNQLKKYDEDVSPSEEKEGDSTKDSLDDLFPNEEEEHGPGLPHQHSSAVAAAQQGGYEIPARLRTLHNLVIQYASQGRYEVAVPLCKQALEDLEKTSGHDHPDVATMLNILALVYRDQNKYKEAAHLLNDALSIREKTLGKDHPAVAATLNNLAVLYGKRGKYKEAEPLCKRALEIREKVLGKDHPDVAKQLNNLALLCQNQGKYDEVEYYYCRALEIYESCLGPDDPNVAKTKNNLASCYLKQGKYKDAEVLYKEILTRAHVKEFGSVDDEHKPIWMHAEEREEMSKSKHRDSAPYAEYGGWYKACKVSSPTVNTTLRNLGALYRRQGKLEAAETLEECAVRSRRQGIDPINQTKVVEILKEGDGTERHRSLGGSVKYENATDGSEEVSMGVEWSGA